ccgggttagtgggatggtgcaagcggggctattcataaaacttagcaacctcGGAAACACTCTCTAAATTTTTTTATCTTTCAAACAAACAGAATTGTCGGTTCAGattttggaaatttttcaaaatggcggagccgTGATGGTTCGttgaggtctacagctcactgCCACTAGTAGAATCTGGGACAACAGATACACAAAAACAAAGAATAGGGTATAGTTATCTGTAACTGACCTGAGCGGCACCGCGTCCCCTCCCTCCCTGTACACAAAGAAGTCGTGTGTGCAGTAGTTGAGGGCCTCCCCCCGCGCCGCGCCGTAGTCGCCCGGCTTGCCGATCAACACGTTCTACCAGTGCTCAACCTGTAACTGACCTGAGCGGCACCGCGTCCCCTCCCTCCCTGTACACAAAGAAGTCGTGTGTGTAGTTGAGGGCCTCCTCCCTCGCCGCGCCGTAGTCGCCCGGCTTGCCGATCAACACGTTCTGCCAGCGCTCAACCTGCCGCCCTTCTTCTGTCTCGTAACCTGTTGCAGAGAGAAGCATTTTAAACGGTGCCGGTGGCCAACAAGCATGCGAGCCGCCTGATGGAAAACTATTTgtcatttacaaaaaaattattcTTGGGATTTGAAAGAATTATAATAACTACACTACGTCGACTTATAATCGTTGAATTAAAACTACGTACTTAAATCAAACTATTATCGTATACATTTCAATATGGGCTCCCGACTCAGCTGTAATAATGACTTCATTACGAAACATTTTAGTGAACTTATAATGGATTTGACTAATCGCGTCTAGCCGCGGTAAACCAAAAGATAGaacaaaagacatcaacgagCCTCTTTCAGTTTATagcattaaataataattatgtttatttatttaggttgtatagtagaaaaagtattattttagtTGACTCAGAGAAAAAGTGTATACAATAGTTATATCAAGCATTTTTTGAGTCTATTTTACCACTTTGTCGGATTGATTGATTCATTATATCCATAACTCAGTTTTCTAGCATTGACCATGGAgtaaagcctcggacagacagacagacggacatggcgaaactataaggactactagttgactacggaaccctaaaaaggcgtCGCAGATGCGATTTCACCCAAGGCAGGCGTGGATCACTTCGCGATTTCGTCGGCTTATGGCTAGAAGCCgggcgtggcgctgtcgccacctagcggtcatatctgtcgtaatagtaacaaacgcgttttgttagagtgtgaatcttctgtacctagtactattatttattttgtgcccAAGGCTTAGATTAATGACTTATTAGAAGCTCCTGTGGGGATAGgtatagtacctacataaaagttGTTGTTGAGTTAACAAACTCACCGACAAACTTGAAGGGCTCCATGTTAGGAAGACCAGGTATGGAGTAATCCGCAGGGCTTGCGGGGAGCGCGGGGGACTTCGTGCAACGGCGCACCGGGGCTCCGCTTGTCAAGTCTATTTCAATCTGTTCCAGTTGGGAAGAAGGTAACAAATAGTACAGAAGGTAACGTAGGTACAGGTAATTCATGTGCACACATATAGACGATCAACTCGAGAATGGTTCAAGGCACGATATGTATAGTAAATTGGGTCACAAACAGCGAAGGATTCTAaaatagaatcctgagcgtggtgagggattcaagtgtgaacgcctaaaggatgactcacgttagaccgggctggCCGGGCCGTGTCTGGGCTGGAGCTTCTggcggcgcttacttttctatggcagatgacaggtgatcacgtgatgctttccatagaaaacgaaacgccggaagctccggcccggacacggcccggtggAAGTAATTTTGCTACCATTTGACACGTAGCAGTAGGCTTTCTTTACTAtgcttcaaaatattgtttaagcaaaaaaaaaatagtacgcACGTAATCGAAATTGTAATCGAATGAGcatattattttcatatttcattgtgttaatattttacactgacaataaaatattagaacagaaaagtgccactgtgatccctcctagcagggaagaaaaagcccttatccgaataggtgatgtgaaaaaatgTTTCACCTTAAGGAATTGAATTTGGCCCTGCCCGGCGGGACCCCGGTAGATGGTGGACGAGTTCTCTACTGTAGTGCGCGCTGTGCCCGACTCGGCGTGGTATCTGCAAATATAAGATAACATAACATAAGAAAGGACGCTTGGCACAAGGAATGTCGTACATTAACCCGCCGTCAttgacatatacatatatatctaaagacgggccttacgggcactaaaaatggtactagttcagcggtgtcactcacgtattcgagccaatcgtgcggCTTAACGCAACAAGTTGCGACCAATTGCGCGCGTGATTCGAACTcctcaaccaatcgcgcgcgtgatgcgaactcatcaaccaatcgcgttgtagcggtgtcacaccgctgtactgccGGCCTatccaaggttacaatcgctatcgttCGTaccgtaagcgattggcatcttggctacgcagCGTCCCattcatgcctcattattattattacccaTAAGGCCAGTCCTTATTAGATATCTACGTCAATGCCCGCCGTCCCTTTGGCTGTCCATGATGCCGGCGGTCAATGACACTGTGCGAGCAGGATAACAATATAATTTTGGACGCGCGATAGAGATAGAAACATGCGGGTTAATGTTCGAAATTCCCCGTGATCAGCGTCCTTTCTTTAACCTTCATGCTAAATACCaaactaaaggatgactcacgttagaccgggccgtgtccgggcctgagcttccggcgcttacttttctatgacatgacaggcgatcacatgatgctttccatagaaatcgatacgccggaagctccggcccggacacggcccggctTCGAGAGTCATCCTTAAGCCCTATAAAGATGACTTTATCGAAAAACGGAAATGTGTTAGGAACGTGATGATTTGAATGGGTAATTTAAGTTTCTACACAATATTTTGCTACATTTACACTTCTCAACTTCACTTACTCAACTTCAAAGCTCCTGGTTAAGTCAGGTAACAGCAGCTCCACACGTAGGTGCATAGATCGGTTGAGTACTGGACGCGGTGGCGTTCCATTTTCATTACTGGTCGAATCCAGGGGTACCTTAGTACCAGTAGACCCAGTACTGGTAGGATCCAGGGGTGCTTCGCGCTTACTCGGTAGATCGGAACGGCTGGATGGAATAACAGCTGGTAATTCTGGTGACGTTGGTTTTTCGTTACGGTGGCTCGCGATTACATCGGCAGAAGACGCTGTAAATATTAAAGTCATTgtagtttttgtcataaattcgTTCCGGTGATTCTCAATCATTTAAAAAACTTAAGGCCGAACATGGAAAATTTAAAGTTTCGAGCAACCGTGTCTTTTACCCTGTTACTCAAATTATGGTACAATTAGAGTGGCACATACAGTTGCCTGAAATTTTCGCTTTTAACGCCTACGTacctagtacagtcagcagcagaaattgctaTGCGGactaggtgttcaaaatgatcttgacgcgactttattgttaagagaataagagcccgtcaaggtaattttgaacacctcgcccgcttagcaactattgccgCTGACTGAACGTAAATCTTTCTTTCTTACTTAAATAGAATCACTTTCAAAACAAATGACGTCATCGTggtatcataaatcataaaattaGGCGGAAACTTACAAGCACGGAGCAAGTATGTAAATGCGATCGAACAAGCGCAACCTTCAAATCAAGCCACGGACACTCTAATGCCACTTACTAACTTTATTATCAAAACAAAAATCCGTGCCGTAGGAACCATTTCGTaacttgtcacagtgacaattatTATGTCGGTAAAGACTTCATACTATTACAGATGTAGGTAGAgttcataattgttttccatcgtattttctcggaaacgttcgtatttctcatgctacttcagtcaacctcagtactttttgtaacgagactgactgaaataacaagacacgttcgtgcgttcccgtgaaaatacgaaggaaaataattattaccTTTAGTATCTCACTGTGACAATTTACGAAATGATACTGAAATTAATTTCCTTGACCGTACCTGCATTAATAAATTAAAgttatgttatgattatgactataACAAAACACATACTAAAATACTATTTATGATCAAAATTCAAATAAAGGCTGAAAAATAAGACACCTCGTCTGTAGATCAAAAATCTTCTCAAACACCTAGTTATTTGTATTAAGTTGTCGGACATTTAAAATGATGCGTgcattttgatttgaaattaaTAATTACTTAACCGACAAGGGCtcttaaatatacataaatacatatatgtatgacGATGATGAATTTGATTTTAAAAGACCTTTATGAGTAAGGTCTATGTGGATAAATCCGTCTGCGGGAAATTATGTACACGAGAGCTTTTTTAAACAATAGAACACGATCGTTATCTTCATCGACGAACGGTTTACTAGTTCTacgaaaaataaacaaaaatacgcTAGTGTACGGAATTTCTCGCAGACAGATTTGGCCGCATTGATCTTATagttatctttaaatgtttgtATTTAATATGAATGCTTACCAACAGCGCCTAACACCAAAACAGACCACACAAACATActtgtgtattaataaatactgACTGACTTCCTCTGGTTGATTCAATCGCCGAACCCAGACTacttacaaaaaatactaataatatattaacataaataaacaatcTAATATACGAGTAAGAAGCTTATGTCAGTGTTTATACGGTTGAGATTTGTTCGAAATCAAAGatatataaatgttataatatttGGACAGGTTAGGTCACTTGAATACAGGACTAATTGCCTGTACAAACGTCACCGATAATCGTATGCGATTTGCAATACATTCcggtatttaatttataaaatgtcttattatatttatttatttatttaagtgacCGGAGCGGCAGCCGAAACTCAAGCGGAAAGGGTTAGATCCAAATTTGTAATTTCCTGTCAAAATccatactatatatatatattatttaatattgtaaatgcgaaagtgtgtctgtctgtctgtctgttacctagctcttcacgcttaaaccgctaaaccgattttgatgaaatttggtatagagatagtttgagtcccggggaaggatatataatattatttatcacCCCGTAAGGGGGTAGAAGAGAAGACAAGAGAAGCTTCgtatgttccagaatattctagaacattcgaaagtattctggaatgttccacaatgatctagaatgttctcaaatattcgacaacattccagaatgttctgaaatGCTGTGGATTGTTCTCCaatactctcgaatgttctggactgttttagaaatgtctagcctccgagacccgacacctcaccaggtacacatttttgtaggtatatatttatttaaacattattgcacaaaatagaaataaaatgtacaaatggcggacttaatgcctaaaggcattctctaccagtcaactatagggctaaacagagatgtaataaaaatggtgcaagaagaaaAGTAAGTAATATATTTCAATATCTATTCTGAACTTTCGTCTATTAAGTTCAACTTttacttctcctacttcttcaacttctatttcttcaacttctcctacttcttcaacttctccaaccttttcaacttcttcaacttcaacttctccaacttcttcaacttcaacttctccaaccatttcaacttcaacttctccaacctctctaacttcaacttctcctacttcttcaacttcaaattctccaactttttcaacttctttaacttcaactttaacttcttcaacttaTACTTCTcttacttcaacttctcctacttcttcaacttaaacttcttcaacttcaacttctccaaccttttcaacttctcctacttcttcaacatctccaacttcttcaacttcaacttctcctacttcttcaacttcaacttcttcaacgttttcaacttcaacttctccaacttcttcaaattcaagttcaacttctccaactcgaacttcttcaacttcaccaacttcttcaacttctccaccttcttcaacttctccaacttcttcaacttcaacttctccaaccatttcaacttcaacttctccaacctctctaacttcaacttctcctacttcttcaacttcaaattctccaactttttcaacttctttaacttcttcaacttaTACTTCTcttacttcaacttctcctacttcttcaacttaaacttcttcaacttcaacttctccaaccttttcaaattctcctacttcttcaacatctccaacttcttcaacttcaacttctcctacttcttcaacttcaacttcttcaacgtTTTCAACtataacttctccaacttcttcaaattcaagttcaacttctccaactcgaacttcttcaacttcaccaacttcttcaacttttccaccttcttcaacttctccaacttttttaTCTTCACacaccttttcaacttcttcaatttCTCCAACCTCTTTATctttctacttcttcaacttttgcttcttcaatttatccaacttcttcaaattcaaattctccAAGTTTTTCaagttcttcaacttcgacttctccaacttcttcaacttcaacttcttcaacttcaacttctccaaccttttcaacttctttaacttaTCCAACcgtttcaacttcttcaacttctccaacttataTACCTATACCCAAAAGGGGTCcttaaattagaaataaaataaaatttaatttagcatTATATATTTAAGGAATAAAgggcttaataataataataataaccccgcgggggcagcttgtggcgagctgacggtgagtggcgacaccgcggacccctattccagagggcactttcatctggccctcgcctctgtgcttgccttgactggccggccagaatggagtagcaagagcgggacctatgctccaggttggaagtgtaaaatgtcataacgccggcggcctgctgaacggattaccgggatctggctaccgcagactcacctctcgacaacctcacagccactccaaagtgttgccctgttgtcgcactgtgcgtgcggccattgcggggcccactcaatgagttggcgagtcacctgtctcatacaattttgagactgattgtcacggcaggtgtccgctagtctcctcccatagcccgatatccagtccatccaacattcaaatctatagcctataaccttagctcccatcgcagcacaaaagtgctgcactgcaatagtctttgcacctggcggggaccatctccggatgtatcatgttgtgcgttcggggatggtatccgccacgtgtatccctgGCCTTTAGATTAATTTGTCTTAAAGAGATATGGAAAGacagacaaataataataataataatatcttaaattaaaaagggCTCAATAGACCTttcgttacaaataaagaaagttcGCATTTTTGACTAAATAGTCATCCATTTTGGGGGTGAAAAGAAGGGtgtaataaaaagcagatttgttttaaaattatggtacccaaattactaattccacgcagacgaagttgcgggcaaaagctagttccTGATAATTATGCGATTTTTTTTCTGACGCTCATATCGGCGACGGGGGAGGGTCTAGCCGTAAGCGATATCTTAATGCTtgatacattgtttaaatttgatttgttttggatttatgtaagtaaaaTTGAATAATGTACCTTTTTAGGTACGTAATAACAAAAGTCTGTTAAttcactaaaattcctgacattttcgtattctGGCTGCATTTctgacaaacggccaaaattcctgacatgtcaggaaaattcctgacgtctggcccctatttcaccaagtaCGACAGGTACGACAATTGTCAAAAAATTACAGACCTCTGTTTCACCACACCGACATTTGTCAGTGACACATGTCGAGTGACAATTGACAAGTGACAGGTGACAGGTGACAATTTCGTAAATTGTTTTGTATAGAATTTCATATAAACATGACAGGTATTTTGGTACAATTGTCCatcttaaatttaatgacaattATTTTGTGAAACAAGGGTAATTTTTACTAGTCGATATATTTGTCAATTCTTGACAAGAGATCGTTAGTTGCTTTCAATGTGCCGTGTTGTCATCACTAACATGATATTGATTGAGATCCCAACCCCATCTAATGCagcgtatatttatttatttattgaggaGATAATACAGAAAAACATACATGGGATGaacataaaacttaaaataacataaatggCCTTAAATATAGATGCTTCCATAAACGTATCTCACAGAGAACATATGAATATTATACCACTTACCTAATACTAATACTTAACTAACATGCGGTTCACAATATTTCAAGTGTTGAGAGAcactgtacctatataataatgTACTATGTATGTACTTAGACTAATGTAATAGGAAGGAAAAAGTTACAGGTacgtattatttatttctatataaaTTTGTGACTGCTGTCTTaactacctacattatttgttgACAAGGCGTGAaagcattatttttttgttacttttaagtatttttttctgcaAATGCAAAGTGCAGCGACGTCAAAGTAGAAATCTATtcgtacctactttatatatCACTAGTGTACGGACAAGTGGTGGCATTTTGAACAGAGCGGGAAATGGAGTCGCCTAGGTGCATTTTATGATTGATGAATAacgattaaattatttttcgaaaacatatttattacactttttaattcttattcaagtagtgccaaagtttatttatttatttattcaagtatCTGCTGCGATGTTTACCTAATTGTGCTAACACAATTATTTCACATGATATACAGTACACGCTATTGTTATCGTTATATACAAGATTATCGTATGGTTCAATCCACTTCAAAATTGACGATTCTGGTGGGTCAATCATATTGTTTCATTTACATTTCTGCTGTCGTGCTGTTTTCAATTATTAGCCTAGCGTATTACAACAACAAATATAGCAAACAGTTGTCTAAATCGACAACATCAAATTATTTTGTCGTATCTACAGCTTATAAAGTTTTTGGCCAGTAATTAATTAAGGTTGTTGTATATGGTTAAAAAGTATATTGATTGAATGTGAGAGAGCAAGAGAAATAGATTTTATAAGTAAAGTAAAtatcatataaaatttgaatttattcATTCAATCATAAAAAGTTTGTAGATAATAACGACTCCATTTCCCGCTCTGTTCAAAATGCCACCACTTGTCCGTACACTATATATCACCTCTGTTGCTTTCGTGCCCAACTTCGCCcaagtaaattataaaaaaaaacaataggtacctacctaaacataCAACGTAATCAAAACTATACTGAGACTTATTCCAAATCCAAATCCTAAATGTTGAAGTACTAAACGCCTTCGTAGGCAACAATTACTattagtcatagtcatagtcatatatttattcaataaaacaatacaggtattgtgtttgaaatacatggc
The Cydia splendana chromosome 20, ilCydSple1.2, whole genome shotgun sequence DNA segment above includes these coding regions:
- the LOC134800672 gene encoding uncharacterized protein LOC134800672: MTLIFTASSADVIASHRNEKPTSPELPAVIPSSRSDLPSKREAPLDPTSTGSTGTKVPLDSTSNENGTPPRPVLNRSMHLRVELLLPDLTRSFEVEYHAESGTARTTVENSSTIYRGPAGQGQIQFLKIEIDLTSGAPVRRCTKSPALPASPADYSIPGLPNMEPFKFVGYETEEGRQVERWQNVLIGKPGDYGAAREEALNYTHDFFVYREGGDAVPLRYKVTTDSSVLGAASDTYTHRYTLLPAPTAPLTPDVAICDDVQEYHDGRRRRSATLSREEFIWLVNAKKEQVGEKRNNDLNPESEEIVWSY